A single Phoenix dactylifera cultivar Barhee BC4 chromosome 1, palm_55x_up_171113_PBpolish2nd_filt_p, whole genome shotgun sequence DNA region contains:
- the LOC103717058 gene encoding probable tyrosine-protein phosphatase DSP4: protein MKLEMGKRAVATAEEDEAEEVVVQAAAETRPCFYSLFSNVGGEAPDAASAAAAAAMREGGEELFVPPLNFAMVDHGVFRSGFPDTANFSFLETLKLRSILCLCPEPYPEANTEFLRSHGIKLFQFGIDGCKEPFVNIPEDTIREALKVVLDVRNHPLLIHCKRGKHRTGCVVGCLRKLQRWCLSSIFDEYQRFAAAKARVSDQRFMELFDISSLKHLSPSFSCSKSS, encoded by the exons ATGAAACTGGAGATGGGAAAGCGAGCCGTCGCCACCGCCGAGGAGGACGAggcggaggaggtggtggtgcaGGCGGCGGCGGAGACCCGGCCGTGCTTTTACTCTTTGTTCTCCAATGTCGGCGGCGAGGCCCCGGACGCGGCCTCTgccgcagcggcggcggcgatgagggagggaggggaggaGCTGTTCGTGCCGCCGCTGAACTTCGCGATGGTGGACCACGGCGTCTTCCGCTCGGGGTTTCCGGACACCGCCAATTTCAGCTTCTTGGAGACCCTCAAACTCCGCTCCATATT GTGTCTTTGCCCGGAGCCCTACCCGGAGGCCAATACGGAGTTTCTCCGGTCGCATGGGATTAAGCTATTCCAGTTTGGAATCGATGGTTGTAAG GAACCTTTTGTCAACATCCCAGAAGATACAATTCGTGAGGCTCTCAAAGTCGTCCTTG ATGTCCGAAATCACCCACTGCTTATTCATTGCAAACGAGGAAAG CATCGAACCGGTTGTGTAGTAGGATGCTTGAGAAAACTGCAGCGTTGGTGCCTTTCTTCAATATTTGATGAGTACCAGCGTTTTGCTGCTGCCAAAGCGAGGGTTTCTGATCAGAGGTTTATGGAGTTATTTGACATCTCTAGCTTAAAACATTTATCACCTTCATTTTCATGTTCTAAAAGCTCATAG